From a region of the Erythrobacter neustonensis genome:
- a CDS encoding HesA/MoeB/ThiF family protein produces the protein MTAFTYAEMTTRNRGFVSEAEQARLREACVFIPGVGGMGGAAFMALVRAGVGRFVIADLDVFEVSNLNRQLFARADTIGQLKAEAAARLAHEINPELQIEVLGREWTGRLPDILPRVAVAINGTDDAAAGAEYYRQCRAHGRTLIDAYAAPLPSVTVVRPGDPRLEERLGYPTVGVPWQAITKDMGVECLMKEIEYVLVHSSSHKYVDLDVAGEVAAGKRSRFSFSTIVTFAGTMMAEEAIRVILGRPGGTDYRGYFFNAHAQRVERPLSAPLAFAKRALVRRFMARLLAE, from the coding sequence ATGACCGCCTTCACCTATGCCGAGATGACCACCCGCAACCGCGGCTTCGTGAGCGAGGCCGAACAGGCGCGCCTTCGCGAAGCCTGCGTATTCATCCCCGGCGTCGGCGGGATGGGGGGCGCTGCCTTCATGGCGCTGGTGCGCGCGGGCGTGGGCCGCTTCGTGATCGCGGATCTCGATGTGTTCGAAGTGTCGAACCTCAACCGCCAGCTGTTCGCGCGCGCGGACACCATCGGCCAGCTCAAGGCCGAGGCCGCCGCGCGGCTCGCGCACGAGATCAATCCCGAATTGCAGATCGAAGTGCTGGGCCGCGAATGGACGGGTCGCCTGCCCGACATCCTCCCGCGCGTCGCGGTGGCGATCAACGGCACCGATGATGCGGCGGCGGGGGCGGAGTATTACCGCCAATGCCGTGCGCATGGCCGCACGCTTATCGATGCCTATGCCGCGCCGCTGCCGTCGGTCACGGTGGTGCGCCCGGGCGATCCCCGGCTCGAAGAACGGCTCGGCTACCCCACCGTGGGCGTGCCGTGGCAGGCGATCACCAAGGATATGGGCGTCGAATGCCTGATGAAGGAGATCGAATATGTCCTCGTCCATTCCTCCAGCCACAAATATGTCGATCTGGATGTTGCGGGCGAGGTTGCGGCGGGCAAGCGGTCGCGCTTCAGCTTTTCGACGATAGTGACGTTTGCGGGCACCATGATGGCGGAGGAAGCGATCCGGGTGATCCTCGGCCGCCCGGGCGGCACCGATTATCGCGGCTATTTCTTCAACGCGCACGCCCAGCGGGTCGAGCGCCCGCTCAGTGCCCCGCTCGCCTTTGCCAAGCGCGCGCTGGTGCGGCGCTTCATGGCACGGCTGCTCGCCGAATGA
- a CDS encoding SDR family NAD(P)-dependent oxidoreductase has protein sequence MGFSFDLQGRTALVTGASSGLGTRFGRMLAASGAKVALGARRADRLAALAAEIGSAAAAVTMDVAREADIVAGFDAAEAAFGPVDTVIANAGVDGAGMATAISEEEIERTLAINLKGAILTAREGARRMLAHKVTNGRIVLIASITATEPSPGLVAYAASKAGVVQAGRTLAREWARSGINVNTVSPGYIRTPINDAWFDTEGGQRQIAKFPKRRLMGEDGLDAMILFLCSEASEFVTGANFVLDDGQTL, from the coding sequence ATGGGCTTTTCGTTCGATCTTCAGGGGCGCACCGCGCTCGTCACCGGCGCGTCGTCGGGCCTTGGCACCCGGTTCGGGCGCATGCTTGCCGCGAGCGGCGCGAAGGTGGCGCTGGGCGCACGGCGGGCCGACCGGCTGGCGGCGCTCGCGGCGGAAATCGGCTCGGCTGCCGCCGCGGTCACGATGGATGTCGCGCGCGAGGCGGATATCGTCGCCGGCTTCGATGCGGCCGAAGCGGCGTTCGGGCCGGTCGATACCGTGATCGCCAATGCCGGTGTGGACGGCGCAGGCATGGCGACCGCCATCTCCGAGGAGGAGATCGAACGAACGCTCGCGATCAATCTGAAAGGCGCGATCCTGACCGCCCGCGAAGGCGCGCGGCGGATGCTGGCGCACAAGGTGACGAACGGCCGGATCGTGCTGATCGCCTCGATTACCGCCACCGAACCTTCGCCCGGCCTCGTCGCCTATGCCGCGAGCAAGGCAGGTGTGGTGCAGGCGGGGCGCACGCTGGCGCGCGAATGGGCGCGCAGCGGCATCAACGTCAACACCGTCTCGCCCGGCTATATCCGCACCCCGATCAACGATGCCTGGTTCGATACCGAGGGCGGGCAACGCCAGATCGCCAAATTCCCCAAGCGGCGACTGATGGGCGAAGACGGGCTGGATGCGATGATCCTGTTCCTGTGTTCGGAGGCGTCCGAGTTCGTCACCGGCGCCAACTTCGTGCTCGACGACGGGCAGACGCTCTGA
- a CDS encoding aromatic ring-hydroxylating oxygenase subunit alpha: MNEIKDIARGDRCPGLSYTDMLNGDTRRAPDYLFEESHIDMGDHPLPVAPYISEEFARAERERMWPNVWLFAAREDEMPDAGDTVVFDIAGKSFLLVRQKDGGVKAFYNACLHRGRKLRTASGPSVQLRCPFHGFTWRNDGSLKEIPCAWDFKHLAAKDMDLPQARVELWQGFVMLTENHDLPDFKTWLGPAASHYERYDFANRYTGMWVQKKIPANWKATAEAFMEAWHSITTHPQLLAFLGDANTRYDLIGDHFNRAITPSGVLSPHVKGKNSDYVLEKMNEFSGGDDAKTNRRFNASEQPVDGYDADDPLAARKVLAEAGRKGFAENYGHDYSDAADTEILDNFTYNIFPNFAPWIGFLPTLVYRWLPGDTPDWCIMEIRLLFPTKKGEQRPRAVAPTYIPDDEPFAWANDIMGPQLANVFDQDMANLPYVQEGMKAMKDGLMELGHYQDSRVRHFQTTLMKYIDGTLPAVQ, from the coding sequence ATGAACGAGATCAAGGATATCGCCCGCGGCGATCGCTGCCCGGGGCTCAGCTATACCGACATGCTCAACGGCGACACCCGCCGCGCGCCCGATTACCTGTTCGAAGAATCGCATATCGACATGGGCGACCATCCGCTGCCCGTGGCGCCCTATATTTCCGAGGAATTCGCAAGGGCCGAACGCGAGCGGATGTGGCCCAATGTCTGGCTGTTCGCCGCGCGCGAGGATGAAATGCCCGATGCGGGCGATACGGTGGTGTTCGACATCGCGGGCAAAAGCTTCCTGCTGGTGCGCCAGAAGGACGGCGGGGTGAAGGCCTTCTACAACGCCTGCCTCCACCGCGGGCGCAAGCTGCGCACCGCAAGCGGGCCGTCGGTGCAACTGCGCTGCCCCTTCCACGGCTTCACTTGGAGGAACGACGGGTCGTTGAAGGAAATCCCCTGCGCATGGGATTTCAAGCACCTCGCGGCCAAGGACATGGACTTGCCGCAAGCGCGCGTCGAGTTGTGGCAGGGCTTCGTGATGCTCACCGAGAACCACGATCTGCCCGATTTCAAGACCTGGCTTGGCCCGGCGGCTTCGCATTACGAACGCTACGACTTTGCAAACCGCTACACCGGGATGTGGGTGCAGAAGAAGATCCCTGCCAACTGGAAAGCCACCGCCGAGGCCTTCATGGAAGCCTGGCACTCGATCACCACGCACCCGCAGCTGCTTGCCTTCCTCGGCGATGCCAACACGCGGTATGATCTGATCGGCGACCACTTCAACCGCGCGATCACGCCCTCCGGGGTTCTCAGCCCGCACGTGAAGGGCAAGAATTCAGACTATGTGCTCGAAAAGATGAACGAGTTTTCGGGCGGCGACGATGCCAAGACCAACCGCCGTTTCAACGCCAGCGAACAGCCGGTCGACGGCTACGACGCCGACGATCCGCTCGCCGCGCGCAAGGTGCTGGCCGAAGCCGGGCGCAAGGGCTTTGCCGAGAATTACGGCCATGACTATTCGGACGCCGCCGACACCGAAATCCTCGACAATTTCACCTACAACATCTTCCCCAATTTCGCGCCGTGGATCGGCTTCCTGCCAACGCTGGTCTACCGCTGGCTGCCGGGCGACACCCCTGACTGGTGTATCATGGAAATCCGCCTGCTGTTCCCCACCAAGAAGGGCGAGCAGCGCCCCCGCGCGGTGGCGCCGACCTATATCCCGGACGATGAGCCCTTCGCCTGGGCGAACGACATCATGGGTCCGCAGCTTGCCAATGTGTTCGATCAGGACATGGCCAATCTGCCCTACGTGCAGGAAGGCATGAAGGCGATGAAGGACGGGTTGATGGAGCTGGGCCACTATCAGGACAGCCGCGTGCGCCACTTCCAGACCACGCTGATGAAATATATCGACGGAACGCTGCCTGCGGTCCAGTAA
- a CDS encoding VOC family protein, with the protein MGLQGKIADLGAIMQLAFVPADFDAAVRHWTGVMGVGPFFLIEGIHLEGMKYRGAPTEAVFDLALAYWGDMQIELIRPRDDHPSIYRGEYGATGNGLHHVCILVDDLAHARAVCEAEGAEVVIEGAFGTSEVIYVDAGGGPGTLVEILQQAKDGPDLFGMIKAAGVGWDGSEPLRRL; encoded by the coding sequence ATGGGCCTTCAGGGGAAGATCGCAGACCTTGGGGCGATCATGCAACTGGCCTTCGTGCCGGCAGATTTCGACGCGGCGGTGCGGCACTGGACGGGAGTGATGGGGGTGGGGCCGTTCTTCCTCATCGAAGGCATCCATCTTGAAGGGATGAAATACCGCGGGGCACCGACCGAGGCGGTATTCGATCTGGCGCTCGCCTATTGGGGCGACATGCAGATCGAACTGATCCGCCCGCGGGACGATCACCCCTCGATCTACCGCGGGGAATATGGCGCGACCGGTAACGGGCTGCACCACGTGTGCATCCTGGTCGACGACCTCGCCCACGCCCGCGCCGTGTGTGAGGCGGAAGGGGCCGAGGTGGTGATCGAGGGGGCGTTCGGCACCAGCGAGGTGATCTATGTCGATGCCGGGGGCGGGCCGGGGACGCTGGTTGAGATACTCCAGCAGGCTAAGGACGGCCCCGACCTGTTCGGGATGATCAAGGCCGCGGGCGTGGGCTGGGATGGATCGGAGCCGCTGCGGCGTTTATGA
- a CDS encoding helix-turn-helix transcriptional regulator: protein MATNVVELRTPQGRESLDLLLEQVTITCTEDIHDAAVNLARIAQERGMQIAVCDDISSKEPMVDADGTILNADIFRWLDDGARWWEDHRLALHSPLPRACRYESEPFWVSRHGFNTRWRNHYLAEIELNDFERRALCKAAIVIPVHLPFGQISASSFISMDKEKEDLSAEFAEYGALFAMVTRCFVAGYVQANRTKRRIPSDCVLSKREVECLRWAAIGKTDKEISMILSRSHATIRYHIHRAGEKLDSVNRAQTIFKAGQLGYLGASD, encoded by the coding sequence ATGGCTACGAATGTTGTCGAACTGCGCACGCCGCAAGGTCGCGAATCGCTCGATCTGCTGCTCGAACAGGTCACGATCACCTGCACCGAAGACATCCACGATGCCGCAGTCAATCTGGCCCGGATCGCGCAGGAACGCGGCATGCAGATCGCGGTGTGCGACGACATCTCCTCGAAGGAGCCGATGGTCGATGCCGACGGCACGATCCTCAACGCCGACATCTTCCGCTGGCTGGATGACGGCGCGCGCTGGTGGGAGGATCACCGCCTTGCGCTCCATTCGCCGCTGCCGCGCGCGTGCCGCTATGAAAGCGAGCCGTTCTGGGTCAGCCGCCACGGGTTCAACACGCGCTGGCGCAATCACTATCTTGCCGAAATCGAACTCAACGATTTCGAACGGCGCGCGCTGTGCAAGGCGGCGATCGTGATCCCGGTGCATCTGCCTTTCGGCCAGATTTCGGCCAGCAGCTTCATCAGCATGGACAAGGAAAAGGAAGACCTCTCGGCCGAGTTCGCCGAATATGGCGCGCTGTTCGCGATGGTGACGCGCTGCTTCGTCGCCGGCTACGTCCAGGCCAACCGCACCAAGCGGCGCATCCCGTCGGACTGCGTGCTGTCCAAGCGCGAGGTCGAGTGCCTGCGCTGGGCGGCGATCGGCAAGACCGACAAGGAGATCAGCATGATCTTGAGCCGGTCGCACGCGACGATCCGCTACCATATACACCGCGCAGGCGAGAAGCTGGACAGCGTCAACCGCGCGCAGACGATCTTCAAGGCGGGGCAGCTGGGATACCTGGGGGCGAGCGATTGA
- a CDS encoding AMP-binding protein: MAFSGANFGGVLKALAAAIAPGRPALVHGDRVVTWGELDALSDSIAAGLAARGLRPGDIAGQALRNTPDYLIAWFGCVKAGVVPVNVNYHYRPRELADIFTRFGLKALFTEAEFAGDTRAAMPQGALTVEVGSADWAGLCDTRVGTDFAVHDDPAALFLTATGGTTGMPKAVMWPMDQAWQAFNIGVWQRPPGTPPLVAGSLDDQIAEAVRITPDHPASTSPLLLLSPLMHGAGQFTAVIHLLKGGTLALLPAPRFDADLALDEAARLGARGMFIVGDAFALPLADRLDARPELAQGLSRLRQIVSSGAVFSPALKQRLIAHLPQLTIVDALGSSESSGTGVVITTAAGSSGGGKFQPLPGRETKLFDEGLNEIAPGSEGVGIVARTGPLPLGYLGEDEKNAATFPVIGGQRWLMTGDRARWAADGGLEFIGRDNMCINTGGEKVFPEEVEAVLLTHPGVKDVRVVSLPDPRFGRKIVAVVQPEGAVDDAALDAHARAGLAGYKIPRRYVLTDRSLRLNNGKPDYKTAQAIADEA; encoded by the coding sequence ATGGCATTTTCGGGCGCGAATTTCGGCGGGGTGTTGAAAGCATTGGCGGCGGCGATCGCGCCCGGTCGACCCGCGCTGGTGCACGGGGACCGCGTCGTCACCTGGGGTGAGCTCGACGCGCTGAGCGACAGCATCGCCGCAGGGCTCGCCGCGCGCGGGCTGCGCCCCGGCGACATTGCCGGACAGGCGCTGCGCAACACGCCCGACTATCTCATCGCCTGGTTCGGCTGCGTGAAGGCAGGGGTGGTGCCGGTCAACGTCAACTACCATTACCGCCCGCGCGAACTGGCCGATATCTTCACCCGCTTCGGGTTGAAGGCGCTGTTCACCGAAGCCGAATTTGCCGGCGACACGCGCGCCGCCATGCCGCAAGGGGCGCTGACCGTGGAGGTGGGCAGCGCGGACTGGGCGGGTTTGTGCGACACGCGTGTCGGCACGGATTTCGCGGTCCACGATGATCCCGCCGCCTTGTTCCTGACCGCGACGGGCGGCACCACCGGCATGCCCAAGGCGGTCATGTGGCCGATGGATCAGGCGTGGCAAGCGTTCAACATCGGCGTCTGGCAGCGCCCGCCGGGCACACCGCCGCTGGTGGCCGGCTCGCTCGACGATCAGATCGCCGAAGCCGTGCGGATCACGCCTGATCACCCCGCCAGCACCTCGCCGCTGTTGCTGCTTTCGCCGCTGATGCACGGGGCGGGGCAATTTACCGCGGTGATCCACCTGCTCAAAGGCGGCACGCTGGCGCTGCTGCCCGCGCCCAGGTTCGATGCCGATCTGGCACTGGATGAAGCCGCGCGGCTCGGTGCGCGGGGAATGTTCATCGTCGGCGATGCCTTTGCGTTGCCGCTCGCCGACCGGCTTGATGCGCGGCCTGAACTGGCTCAGGGCCTGTCGCGGCTGCGCCAGATCGTCTCCTCGGGCGCAGTCTTTTCGCCCGCCTTGAAGCAGCGCCTAATCGCGCACTTGCCGCAGCTTACGATCGTCGACGCGCTGGGATCATCCGAAAGTTCGGGCACGGGCGTCGTCATCACCACCGCCGCAGGTTCGAGCGGCGGGGGCAAGTTCCAGCCGCTGCCGGGCCGCGAGACGAAGCTGTTCGATGAAGGGCTGAACGAGATCGCACCGGGCAGCGAGGGCGTGGGCATCGTCGCGCGCACCGGGCCGCTGCCGCTGGGCTATCTCGGCGAGGACGAAAAGAACGCCGCCACTTTCCCCGTGATCGGCGGCCAGCGCTGGCTGATGACCGGTGACCGTGCACGCTGGGCGGCGGACGGCGGCCTCGAATTCATCGGCCGCGACAACATGTGCATCAACACCGGCGGCGAAAAGGTCTTCCCCGAGGAGGTCGAAGCGGTGCTTCTGACCCATCCGGGGGTCAAGGATGTGCGGGTCGTCAGCCTCCCCGACCCGCGGTTCGGCCGCAAGATCGTTGCCGTGGTGCAGCCTGAGGGCGCGGTGGATGATGCCGCGCTCGATGCGCATGCCCGCGCGGGGCTGGCCGGATACAAGATCCCGCGGCGCTACGTCCTCACCGACCGCTCGCTCCGGCTCAACAACGGCAAGCCCGATTACAAGACCGCGCAGGCGATTGCTGACGAAGCGTAG
- a CDS encoding CPBP family intramembrane glutamic endopeptidase, giving the protein MSGIATYSGSLDLGDKGILKPGPLLWLRSIAWMVGFSILLVLSFGPLGQFMSDTLPKDAPELRFMARVFGALVALAVYVLLVRCVEKRAATELSIGAAPRELALGLLLGMVMFCAVMAILTGSGLYEVSFKGFEPAWKSAGAAIEAGIVEELLVRGVILRLLWRAFGPAAAFVGSAMLFGAGHLPNNGASLFAAICLAIEAGVMLGAFYALTGRLWISIGIHAAWNFTQGYVFGAAVSGGSLGASFATSTAVSGQPDWLTGGAFGPEASLAALAVCGTVGLAAMWLSWKAGRFGTRPASPADESHAALATA; this is encoded by the coding sequence ATGAGCGGTATTGCAACGTATTCCGGGTCGCTGGATCTGGGCGACAAGGGGATCTTGAAACCGGGCCCCCTGCTCTGGCTTCGCAGCATCGCCTGGATGGTCGGCTTCAGCATCCTGCTGGTCCTGTCTTTCGGCCCGCTCGGACAATTCATGAGCGACACGCTGCCAAAAGACGCGCCCGAATTGCGTTTCATGGCCCGGGTCTTCGGCGCGCTCGTCGCGCTGGCGGTTTACGTCCTGCTTGTCCGCTGCGTGGAAAAGCGCGCCGCGACCGAGCTTTCGATCGGCGCAGCGCCGCGCGAACTCGCGCTCGGTCTATTGCTCGGGATGGTCATGTTCTGCGCAGTCATGGCGATCCTGACAGGCAGCGGGCTTTACGAGGTAAGCTTCAAGGGGTTCGAGCCAGCCTGGAAATCGGCGGGAGCTGCTATCGAGGCCGGGATCGTCGAAGAACTGCTGGTGCGCGGCGTCATTCTCCGCCTGCTCTGGCGCGCGTTCGGACCGGCTGCCGCCTTCGTGGGTTCGGCGATGCTGTTCGGGGCGGGCCATCTGCCGAACAATGGTGCAAGCCTGTTCGCCGCCATCTGTCTGGCGATCGAGGCGGGCGTGATGCTCGGCGCATTCTATGCGCTGACGGGGCGGCTTTGGATCTCCATCGGTATCCATGCGGCCTGGAACTTCACGCAAGGGTATGTGTTCGGCGCGGCGGTTTCCGGGGGGAGCCTGGGCGCCTCGTTCGCGACCAGCACAGCGGTCAGCGGCCAGCCCGATTGGCTGACGGGGGGCGCGTTCGGACCGGAAGCCTCGCTGGCCGCGCTTGCGGTCTGCGGAACGGTCGGCCTGGCGGCGATGTGGCTTTCCTGGAAAGCCGGTAGATTCGGCACGCGCCCCGCATCCCCTGCGGACGAAAGCCACGCGGCCTTGGCCACCGCCTGA
- a CDS encoding MarR family winged helix-turn-helix transcriptional regulator, whose translation MQMTLGTQLRHLIELLDGAVQRNYAAMGLAYRPRYTPIMRALMAQEPSSLGDVAQCAGITQPAASQTVALMIADGLIETAPSTDGRQKLLRLSPAGRAIADELRKAWACTAMAAQSLDDDLPTPLTGLLAEAIKALDAKSFDERIRSAQALKNAQKDAK comes from the coding sequence ATGCAAATGACGCTTGGAACCCAGTTGAGGCATTTGATCGAACTACTCGATGGCGCAGTGCAGCGCAATTACGCGGCGATGGGCCTGGCCTACCGGCCCCGCTACACCCCGATCATGCGCGCGCTGATGGCGCAGGAACCGTCCAGCCTGGGAGACGTCGCCCAATGCGCGGGCATCACCCAGCCGGCTGCAAGCCAGACAGTGGCCCTGATGATCGCAGATGGCCTCATCGAGACGGCACCCTCCACCGACGGCCGGCAGAAGCTGCTGCGCCTGTCTCCCGCAGGTCGAGCCATCGCGGACGAATTACGGAAAGCCTGGGCCTGCACCGCAATGGCGGCGCAAAGCCTCGACGATGATTTGCCGACGCCGCTCACCGGCCTTTTGGCGGAGGCCATCAAAGCTCTCGACGCGAAAAGCTTCGACGAGCGCATTCGCAGCGCACAAGCTTTGAAGAACGCACAAAAGGACGCAAAATGA
- a CDS encoding ribonucleoside-diphosphate reductase subunit alpha, producing the protein MDFKASENVPGDAVNSDVTMELETGRGAGDEKAVTMKTSDTGSDALIAAKAGEALAGAMAAAATDAAAKAAASDSKKVNDRRFTIVTDPARDARLTEFGKDTLTDRYLLPGEVYQDLFARVADAYADDEAHAQRLYDYISNLWFMPATPVLSNGGTNRGLPISCYLNSVEDSLEGIVGTWNENVWLASKGGGIGTYWGNVRGIGEPVGLNGKTSGIIPFVRVMDSLTLAISQGSLRRGSAACYLDVSHPEIEEFLEIRKPSGDFNRKALNLHHGVLLTDEFMEAVRDGAEFQLRSPRDGSVRGTVDARSLFQKLVETRLATGEPYIVFNDTVNRMMPKHHRDLGLKVSTSNLCSEITLPTGIDHLGNDRTAVCCLSSLNLETWEEWKGDKRFIEDVMRFLDNVLQDYIDRAPDEMARAKYSAARERSVGLGVMGFHSYLQQKGVAFESAMAKAFNLQMFKHIQSKASEASMLLAQERGPCPDAADMGAMERFSCKMAIAPTASISIICGGTSACIEPIPANIYTHKTLSGSFIVRNPYLEKLLEKKAKNSTNVWNSILERGGSVQHLDFLTPEEKAVYKTSFEIDQRWLLEFAADRTPYIDQAQSLNLFIPADVDKWDLMMLHYQAWEKGIKSLYYLRSKSVQRAGFAGGVEADNTSEAPKIELSAETDYEECLSCQ; encoded by the coding sequence ATGGATTTCAAGGCGAGCGAAAACGTGCCCGGTGATGCAGTAAATAGCGACGTGACGATGGAACTGGAAACCGGCCGAGGCGCGGGTGATGAAAAGGCTGTAACGATGAAGACCTCCGATACCGGTTCCGATGCGCTGATCGCAGCCAAGGCGGGCGAAGCGCTGGCGGGCGCGATGGCGGCTGCCGCCACCGATGCCGCTGCCAAGGCCGCCGCGTCCGACAGCAAGAAGGTCAACGACCGCCGCTTCACGATTGTCACCGATCCGGCCCGCGACGCGCGTCTCACCGAATTCGGCAAGGACACGCTGACCGACCGCTACCTGCTCCCCGGCGAGGTCTATCAGGACCTGTTCGCGCGCGTCGCCGATGCCTATGCCGACGACGAAGCGCACGCGCAGCGCCTGTATGACTACATCTCGAACCTGTGGTTCATGCCCGCAACCCCGGTGCTGTCGAACGGCGGCACCAACCGCGGTCTGCCGATTTCGTGCTATCTGAACTCGGTCGAGGATAGCCTCGAAGGGATCGTCGGCACCTGGAACGAGAACGTCTGGCTTGCGTCGAAGGGCGGCGGGATCGGCACCTATTGGGGCAATGTCCGCGGGATCGGCGAGCCGGTCGGTTTGAACGGCAAGACCAGCGGCATCATTCCCTTCGTGCGCGTGATGGACAGCCTCACGCTGGCGATTTCGCAAGGCTCGCTGCGCCGCGGTTCGGCGGCGTGCTATCTCGATGTCAGCCACCCGGAAATCGAGGAGTTCCTCGAAATCCGCAAGCCTTCGGGCGACTTCAACCGCAAGGCGCTGAACCTGCACCACGGCGTGCTGCTCACCGACGAGTTCATGGAAGCCGTGCGCGATGGCGCCGAATTCCAGCTGCGTTCCCCGCGCGATGGCAGCGTGCGCGGCACGGTCGATGCGCGCTCGCTGTTCCAGAAGCTGGTCGAAACCCGGCTGGCCACGGGCGAGCCCTACATCGTCTTCAACGATACCGTGAACCGCATGATGCCCAAGCATCATCGCGATCTGGGCCTCAAGGTCTCGACCTCGAACCTGTGCTCGGAAATCACGCTGCCGACCGGCATCGACCACTTGGGCAATGACCGTACCGCGGTGTGCTGCCTGTCGTCATTGAACCTCGAAACCTGGGAAGAGTGGAAGGGTGACAAGCGCTTCATCGAGGACGTGATGCGTTTCCTCGACAACGTGCTGCAGGACTATATCGACCGCGCGCCCGACGAGATGGCGCGGGCCAAGTATTCAGCCGCGCGCGAACGTTCGGTGGGCCTCGGCGTGATGGGCTTCCACTCGTACCTGCAGCAAAAGGGCGTCGCCTTCGAAAGCGCGATGGCCAAAGCCTTCAACCTGCAGATGTTCAAGCACATCCAATCGAAGGCCTCGGAAGCCTCGATGCTGCTTGCGCAGGAGCGCGGGCCGTGCCCCGATGCCGCCGACATGGGCGCGATGGAGCGCTTCAGCTGCAAGATGGCGATCGCGCCGACCGCGTCGATCAGCATCATCTGCGGCGGCACCAGCGCCTGCATCGAGCCGATCCCGGCCAATATCTACACCCACAAGACGCTGTCGGGCAGCTTCATCGTGCGCAATCCGTACCTCGAAAAGCTGCTCGAGAAGAAGGCCAAGAACTCGACCAATGTCTGGAACTCGATCCTCGAGCGCGGCGGCTCGGTCCAGCATCTCGACTTCCTGACGCCGGAGGAAAAGGCGGTCTACAAGACCAGCTTCGAGATTGACCAGCGCTGGCTGCTCGAATTCGCCGCCGACCGTACGCCCTATATCGATCAGGCGCAGTCGCTGAACCTGTTTATCCCCGCCGATGTCGACAAGTGGGACCTGATGATGCTGCACTATCAGGCGTGGGAAAAGGGCATCAAGTCGCTCTACTATCTCCGCTCAAAGTCGGTGCAGCGCGCCGGATTTGCCGGTGGGGTCGAGGCCGACAACACCTCCGAAGCCCCCAAGATCGAGCTCTCCGCCGAGACCGATTACGAGGAATGCCTGAGCTGCCAGTAA
- a CDS encoding ribonucleotide-diphosphate reductase subunit beta — protein MSLLEARNTYKPFQYPWAYDFWKRQQQIHWMPEEVPLGEDCRDWAQKITENERNLLTQIFRFFTQADVEVQNCYHENYGRVFKPTEVKMMLAAFSNMETVHIAAYSHLLDTIGMPESEYSAFLEYEEMKDKHDFLGQFGVDTDEDIARTLAAFGGFTEGLQLFASFAMLMNFPRFNKMKGMGQIVSWSVRDESLHCEGIIKLFHTFCAERQCLTKAVKEDLIDICQKTVRLEDAFIDLAFEMGPINGMSAKEIKRYIRYIADWRLKQLGLQEIYMIEEHPLPWLAPLLNGVEHANFFEQRATEYSKGATRGDWNTVWSSFDKRQKAKAVNEDGVELPEIGLFGAEAAE, from the coding sequence ATGTCGCTGCTCGAAGCCCGCAACACCTACAAGCCCTTCCAGTACCCCTGGGCCTATGACTTCTGGAAGCGCCAGCAGCAGATCCACTGGATGCCCGAGGAAGTGCCGCTGGGCGAGGATTGCCGCGACTGGGCGCAGAAGATCACCGAGAACGAGCGCAACCTGCTCACCCAGATCTTCCGTTTCTTCACGCAGGCCGATGTCGAGGTGCAGAACTGCTATCACGAGAACTACGGCCGGGTGTTCAAGCCGACCGAAGTCAAGATGATGCTCGCCGCATTCTCGAACATGGAAACGGTCCACATCGCGGCCTATTCGCACCTGCTCGACACCATCGGGATGCCCGAGAGCGAATACAGCGCCTTCCTCGAATACGAGGAAATGAAGGACAAGCACGACTTCCTCGGCCAGTTCGGCGTCGACACCGACGAGGACATTGCGCGCACGCTTGCCGCCTTCGGCGGGTTCACCGAAGGCTTGCAGCTGTTTGCCAGCTTCGCGATGCTGATGAACTTCCCGCGCTTCAACAAGATGAAGGGCATGGGCCAGATCGTTAGCTGGTCGGTGCGCGACGAGAGCCTGCACTGCGAAGGCATCATCAAGCTGTTCCACACCTTCTGTGCAGAACGCCAGTGCCTCACCAAGGCGGTCAAGGAAGACCTGATCGACATCTGCCAGAAGACCGTCCGCCTCGAAGACGCGTTCATCGACCTCGCCTTCGAAATGGGCCCGATCAACGGGATGAGCGCGAAGGAAATCAAGCGCTACATCCGCTACATCGCCGACTGGCGTTTGAAGCAGTTGGGCTTGCAGGAAATCTACATGATCGAGGAGCACCCGCTCCCCTGGCTCGCCCCGCTTTTGAACGGCGTCGAACACGCCAACTTCTTCGAACAGCGCGCGACGGAATACTCGAAGGGCGCGACGCGCGGCGACTGGAACACCGTGTGGTCAAGCTTCGACAAGCGACAGAAGGCGAAGGCGGTGAACGAGGACGGCGTTGAGCTGCCTGAGATTGGGCTGTTTGGGGCTGAGGCTGCGGAATGA